TCATTTTACTTATGCACAGGCAAAAAATATTGCACAAGCAGGAACCATAGAGTCTTTGACGTATGATGCTGTTAACGGCATCGTAAGCGCTGCGTCAGCCTTTGGAGTGACTGCAATGATTGCTTTGGCATCCTCTGTGTGGAGCGGTGAGGATTTTGAAGATGCAGTGAAGATGGCAGCTTATTCTGGATTAAAAGTAGGGGGGGACAGCATTTGTCACCTCTATTTTGGCGGCACAGCTTTCAAAGGCAGGGCTTAACAGCACTTTATCCAGCAGTTCTCAGGCGGTTGTTTCAATGATGGGGCCTAGAGCATCAGCAGTTTTAATTAATGCTTTTAGAACAGGAGCTAAGCCTATTTATGGCGCAGCCGCCATGAAAAGCGCCGCCAAGCTGCTTCGCGGGAATGGAATAACCGCCAGCATAACATTCGCAGTGCTTTCTTCAGTTGATATTGCCAATATATTTAGAAAGCGGATTTCCGGAAAACAGTTGCTTAAAAACATGGCGGGTACTGCTGCAACTGTAGGTGGAGGCACAGGAGGCTGGATTGTGGGAGCTGCTGCAGGTTCAACTATTCTGCCGGGAGTTGGCACTGTTATTGGCGGCGTAATGGGTTCATTAGTCGGCGGGACAACAGTGGGAAAAGCTGCCGATACAGTTGTCAGTACCTTTATTGAGGACGATGCAGACAAGATGGCAGAAATTATCCAGAACGTATTTACAGATATGGCTTCAGAGTATCTTTTAAATAGTAAAGAGGCGGAAAAGTCTGTAGATAAGCTTAGGGATAAGCTTAGGGGAAAGACTCTTAAAGATATGTTTGCAAGCAGTGACCGAGAACAATTTGCAAGAGATATGCTGACTCCAATTATTGAGGAAGAAACAGCAAAGCGGGAAATGATTTATAATCTTTCTGCTGAACAGATGGCAAATAGCATTAAAACAGTATTAATAGAAATCAGCCATACATTGACGGCATACACAGAGAAGGAAACAGGAGAATTACTATGAATACAAAATTAAAAATTAAATTCAATGCGCCAGTTGTATTAGGCTTTGTATTTCTTTGCTTTGGCGCAACTTTGCTGGGGTATATTACTACAGGGAAAACAAATCAGCTGCTGTTTATGACCTACCACTCGTCCTTAATGTCTCCTATGACATATCTGCGTTTTTTTACCCATATATTTGGTCATGCTGACTGGGAGCATTTGATTGGAAATATGTGTTATATTTTACTCCTTGGACCTTTGCTGGAGGAAAAATATTCGTCCGGGATTTTGCTGGAGGCTATTGGTGTGACAGCTTTAATTACAGGAATTATTAACTACATATTTTTCCCGCAGATTGCTCTTTGCGGCGCCAGCGGCGTTGTGTTTGCATTTATGATCTTGTCGTCCTTTACAAGCTTTAAAAGGGGAGAAATACCTCTTACATTTATTTTAGTAGTAATATTTTTTATGGGGCAGCAGGTGATAGAGGGGGTTACAGTTAAAGACGATATTTCCAATATGGCCCACATTGTAGGCGGAATTGTGGGAGGGCTGATTGGATATTGTTTAAATAAGAAGCCAGGTTCTGCGGTGATATAAAATTTTCAGCATGATCTGAAAAGGATAGGGAATAAAATAGGAATAACCATAAAAGAATCGACGGTAGAAACCTATGAATTATGGATTGGCGCTGGCGGGAGGCGGTGCAAGAGGAGCGGCCCACGCAGGGGTGCTGCGTGCCTTGGAGGAGCAGGGGCTTTTGCCGGATATTGTGGCGGGCACCAGCGCCGGCAGTATAATTGCAGGCTGCTTGGCAGCAGGGCTGACTCCGGGGAAGCTGGGCGAGGAGGTAGAATATTTATCAGAGTATGGCAATATGTATTTAGATCCTGATTATTGGGGGATGCTTAGGTTTATTCCTCAGATGCTGGAAAGGCGGCCAGTATGTTTAAAAGGCTTTTTAAAGGGGAATAAAATGAACCAGTACCTTTGCAGTCTTACAAATGGCTGTAGAATTCAGGAAGCTAAAGTGGGGATTCTGATTCCGGCTGTAGATTTATTTTCCGGCAGAACAGTGGTATATACTAATTTAGATATAGAGGAAGAAAAAATAAGGAAGTCCTCTCTCCCTAAGGAGGTGTCGGGAGATATGGTATGTTGGGAGAAAAATGGCAGGCTGTGCGACATTATGATGGCCAGCAGCAGTGTTCCAGGAATATTCCGCCCCAGAAATATGGGAGGATATTTGCTGGTGGACGGAGGAGTAACCCACAATCTGCCGGTAAATCTTTTGGCTGCGGCGGGAGTGAAAAATATTATAGGGGTAGATATTGGAAATGAAACAGAAATGGCTGAAAACGGCTCAATTCTGGATGTAGTTACCAGATCATTTTCCATAAGAGGGGAAAGTCTGGAAAAGTGCCATTCTCAGGACGATATTTTAACTCTCAGACCCAGACTGCCTAAAAATGCCGGTTTATTAGAATTTTCTGCTATGTTAGAATCTATGGAAGCAGGATACCAATATACATTGAAAAAGATCCCGGCCATCAGAAAAGCTGTTTTGAAGTAAATTTAAAGGGAAATAAAGGGGAAACACAGAGAACCAGTTAGTTTTTTCTGGTTATCTGCGCTTCCCCTTTTTATGTATTATTTTATAACAATTAAATCGTATGCCCGGGAGCCTAAACCGATTTTCTCTGCGTGATTTAAGCAGGAGCGCCATTCAGACTCAGGCGTTGAGTTTGTAAAATGATCGTGGTGATCTACAAAACCAGGGCTGGCCAGATTGTCAGACAGCTGGCTGTGAGGAAGAGGAGTAGCTGCAAGACAGGCGTCCACACAAGCCTGATCTAAAGCCAAAGGATCAAAGGAAGCAAACATTCCCAGGTTTGGCAGAATAGGCGCGTCGTTTTCTCCGTGGCAGTCGCAGTTAGGGGAAACGTCCACCACAAGAGAAATGTGGAAGCTGGGACGTCCATCCAGAACAGCCTTTGTGTACTCTGCCATTTTGCAGTTAAGCACTTCATTGGCATTGTAATTGTCAAAATTAATAGCATCAAAATTGCAGGCTCCCAGACAGCGGCCGCAGCCTACGCAGGAATTTTGATCTACAGACATTTTTTTCGTTTCAGGGTTGAAAATCAAACCGTTATTGGCACATTCTTTTGCGCATTTGCGGCAGCCTTTACAGGCCTCAGGTGAAATACTGGGCTTACCGTCGCTGTGCTGCTCTGTTTTTCCCGCTCTGGAGCCGCAGCCCATACCTATATTTTTAATGGCTCCGCCAAAACCGGTCATCTCATGGCCTTTAAAGTGAGTCAGGCTGATGAAAACGTCGGCGTCCATAACAGCCCGGCCAATTTTAGCTTCTTTTACATATTCCCCGCCTTGTACTGGGACGGCAATATCATCTGTGCCTTTTAAGCCGTCTCCAATTATAATTGGACATCCTACTGTAAGAGGGGTGAAGCCGTTTTCCCATGCGCATTCCAGATGCTCTAAGGCATTTTTGCGGCTTCCGGGATACATAGTGTTGCAGTCTGTTAAAAATGGACGTCCGCCTAATTCCTTTACTACGTCCGCCACAGCCTTGGCATAATTAGGGCGGAGATAGCTGATGTTGCCTAATTCTCCAAAGTGTAGCTTAATAGCTACAAATTTTCCATCCATATCTATCTGCTGGATGCCAGCCTTTTTAATCAGCTTTTTCAGCTTTGTGGGAAGTCCATCTCCAAAAGCGACAGTGCGGAAATCCGTAAAATAAACCTTTGATTTTTCCATGGCAAATACTCCTTTATTTTTTTTCACGCGTTCCTCGTTCCATAAAAACTACGGGAACCCCAAACCTCGCTAACACGAACTTTGGGTAGCAAATAGTTCACAAGGTATTTCACAAGTGTTACTATTTTTCATTCTATTCAGGTATTCTAAAGTTAGGAGAGTTAAATGTCAAATACTTTTTAAGAATATGAAGCATTGTTTGGCAGGCATAACTTCCGGACGGAAAATGAAACAGGAAAATTTGGGAAAAACAGAATAAGAGAATAAAAAAGCGGTTATGCTTTTTTTAAGAATCAGCAGAAAAATAGAAGACAGGCAAAGGGACGGTAAATTTCAGGCAGGAAAAAGGAGGAAACAAAATGCTGGGAACAATGGAAGAAAAGGCAATGGTCAAGTTTCTGGGAAAGTTTAAGGATTCCCCGTTTATTGTAAAATTTAATGGAAGAGAATATACAGTGGGTCAGGGACAGCCTGACTTTACAGTATATGTGAGAAGGCCTATTCCGGTCTCTCAGTTAATGACCAGTACTTCCCTTGCTTTAGGGGAGGCATACATGGATGGAAATTTAGAGGTAGAAGGGGATTTATACTATGCTTTAGACAGGTTTTTAAGTCAGATGGATAAATTCTCCACAGACCGCCGCTCATTGGTAAAGCTTTTAAATACCTCTCTGTCTAAAAAGAACCAGGAAAAAGAGGTAACAAGCCACTATGATATTGGAAATGATTTTTATAAGCTGTGGCTGGACAAAACTATGAGCTATTCCTGCGCTTACTTTCAGAAGGAAGAGGACACTCTTTACCAGGCTCAGGTAAATAAGGTGGACTATATTTTAAAAAAGCTTTATTTAAAAGAAGGAATGAATATATTAGATATTGGATGCGGCTGGGGATTTTTACTTTTAGAGGCAGCTAAGAAATATAAGGTAAAGGGTCTTGGAATCACCCTCAGCAAGGAGCAGCACAGAGAATTTGAAAAGCGAATCAAAGAGGAGGGCTTAGAGGATTATCTGCAGGTAGAGCTTATGGATTACAGGGATTTGCCTAAATCAGGAAAAAGCTTTGACAGGGTGGTCAGCGTAGGAATGTTAGAACATGTGGGAAGAGAAAACTATCATTTATTTGCAGACTGCGCCAGTCAGGTATTAAAAGACGGAGGATTATTTCTGCTTCATTTTATCAGCGGTTTAAAGGAATACTCAGGGGACCCGTGGATAAAAAAATACATTTTTCCAGGGGGAATGATTCCCAGTCTCAGGGAAATGGTATCCTGCTTAGCTGACGACAGCTTTCATGTGTTGGATGTGGAGGATCTAAGACTACATTATAATAAAACACTTCTTTGCTGGGAGAAAAATTTTAAAGAAAACAGGGAAGAAATCAGCAAAATGTTCGATCACAGATTTATGAGAATGTGGGAGCTGTATTTGGCCTCCTGCGCAGCTGCATTTCACAACGGAATTGTGGATATACATCAGATTCTGGCCTCAAAAGGTGTAAATAATCAGCTGCCCTTAGTCAGATGGTATTAAAAAATAGTTCAGCACGGCGTGCGAAACTATTTTTTACCCAGTGAAAGGTATATAACCGCAGAGATTATAATAACTTTCCCATGGGGCCTTTGGGATGGAAAACATCTAACAAGGTACTGAAAGATTATTTACGGTCAGTGTAACACATGTATTGTAAACCTACAAAAATATGAAATGTCAGCCGGTTAGTCTGGTTGACATTTATTGTTTTGAAGAATAGAATAATAATATTGTACGTTTAATTTAAATAGGCAGAAGAAGGGGTGGCAGAATTATGGGAAAAGTAAAGCAGGAAAGCAGCCGATATGATCTGTTGGTAAACCAGCCGGTAGAAAAGGTTATTGTACAGATGGCAATTCCTACTATTATCAGTATGATGATCAGTTCTATATACAATATGGCTGATACATATTTTGTAAGCCAGCTGGGAACCAGCGCTTCTGGGGCAGTAGGAATTATTTTTTCCGCCATGGCTATTATTCAGGCCATTTCTTTTACAATAGGAATGGGAAGCGGAAATTTTATGGCCAGGTGTCTGGGAGCAGGACAGCAGGAAAAGGGAGAGCAGATTGCATCTACAGCATTTTTTACAGGTTTAATTACAGGAACCATAATTGGAGGAATCTGCTTATTCCATGTGGAAGATATTGTTATGCTGCTGGGGTCTACAGAAACAATTAAGCCTTATGCAGTGGAGTACGCCAGGTATATATTTTTAGCCACGCCGTTTATGATGTGCTCCTTTATTATGAATAATCTTTTAAGACTTCAGGGCTTGGCTATTTACGCTATGGTGGGAATTACCCTGGGCGGCGTGTTAAATATGATACTGGACCCGATTTTTATTTTTGGGTTGGGTATGGGAACATCAGGGGCGGCCATTGCCACAGGCCTTTCTCAGCTGATTAGCTTTACAGTACTTTTGTGTCAGTGTAATTTAAGAAAAGAATGTATTTCCATCAGACTGAGAAACTTTAAACCGTCCCTTTCTTTGTACGGTCAGGTAATTAACGGAGGAATGCCTTCCTTAGGAAGACAGGGGATGGCCTCTCTTGCTACTATTGTGTTAAATACCACCGCTCGCCCTTACGGGGACGCGGCCATTGCGGCTATGGCTATTGTAAACAGATTTATTTATATGATTAATTCTGCGGTAATTGGATTTGGCCAGGGCTTTCAGCCTGTATGCGGATTTTCCTTTGGCGCTAAGAAATATGATAGAGTAAAAAAGGCTTTTTGGTTCTGCGTAAAATCCAGCACAGCTGTCCTTTTAGTAATCAGCGTAGTTTTGTTCCTGTTTTCAGGAAATATTATCGGTTTGTTCCGAAAAGACGATATAGAAGTAATTAATATCGGCACTACAGCTCTCAGGCTTCAGATTCTCACCATGCCTTTAAACGGGTATTTGACTATGGGAAATATGTTCTCCCAGTCTATTGGATATGGAGTCAGGGCCACCATTTTATCTTTATCCAGACAAGGCTTATTTTTAATTCCTATTTTGGTTATTGGGGAACACTTCTTTGGGCTTATAGGGATTCAGATGGCTCAGCCTTTAGCCGATATCTGCACCTTTATTATTTCAACCTTAATTATTTTAGGAATTCTGAAAGAATTTACTAAGCGGGAAGAGCAGGCCTGGGCGCAGTAGAGGGAAATATTATGGATTTTAAACAGTTGTCTTATATAGTAAAGGTGGCGGAGTGCCAGAATATTACGAAAGCCGCAAAGGAGTTATTTATTTCCCAGCCCTCATTAAGCCAGTTTTTGTCTAAAACAGAGGAAGAGCTGGGGGTGAAGCTGTTTGACAGAAGTACTAACCCTTTAACTTTAACATACAGCGGAAAAAAATGTGTGGAGGCTGCAAAACAAATTCTGGATATAAATAATAATCTGAAAAAGGAGCTGGAGGATATTGCAGGCTGCCAGAAAGGTCAGATTGTAGTTGGCATTCCCAGGGAGAGAGGCGGATATATGCTGCCGCCTGTGCTGAAGGAATTTAAAAAGCAGTATCCGGAGGTGGAGATTCAAACAGCAGAGTATAACACGGACCTTTTGCTGGAACAGCTAAGCCAGGGACGTTTAGACGTGATTTTTATTCCAGAAAGAAACTTAGACTCAGAGCTTGCATATGAAGAGATTTATGAGGAGGAGCTGGTTTTAGTCACAGGGGACGGAGTGATTGACAGAAGCTGGTGCCTGGACGGGTACGCCAATGTAATTGACTGGGAAAAAATTAAAACCATGCCTTTTGCAGTGCTGAAAAAGGGGCATGGCGGCAGAAGAAAATGTGAAGAAATTTTTTCCAGCCATAATATAGAGCCTGTGATTGCATTTGAGACAAACAGCAATTCCACAGCTTTGCGCATGGCTGCCGAGGGAATTGTGATTACTATGGTTCCGGAGATGACAGTGCGCCTGTTTCAGGGAGCTCAAAGGTTTAATACATATTCTTTGGATAAAACACCTGTTACATGGAAGGTGGTGGCAGTTTACAGAAAAGCCGCTTATCAGAATCTGGCTCAGAAAGAATTTATAAAAATAGCAAGAAACATTTTTCAGGGAAGAAAAGATTATTGACTAGAACAAATGTTTTCGATATAATAAAACTAATTTTTGGCAAAAGCTAAATGTACATTCAGAAGAATGAGTTTATGAGAAAATAGTAAGAAAAATTGAAAAATAATAATAAAAAGGCCAGGAAGGCTTGAGATTCCAGAAGGAGTACGCTTTCCTGGCTTTTTGCGCGGGTTTGCCTGAAAACTAATAATTAACTGATAATTAAAGAATGTAAAAGGGGAGAAAATAAGGAAAATGAAATGTAATATAAAATGGAAAGCTGCGGCAGCTGCAGTTATTTTTACACTTAGCATAACCGGATGTGGAAAAACACAGACTTCAGAATTACAGCAGGAAGAAAATAAAGATTCTGTTATTGTGGTAATGGGTCCTACCTCTGAGCCGGAGGCAGGATTTGACCCGGCCTACGGCTGGGGAGCAGGAGAACATGTCCATGAGCCTTTAATTCAAAGTACTCTGACAGTGACTACAGCTGATTTAAAAATAGATTACGACCTGGCCACCGACATGACGGTCAGCGACGACGGCTTAATTTGGACTGTAGACATTAGAAACGATGGAAAATTCACTGACGGGGAACCGGTGACAGCAGAGGATGTGGCCTTTACATACAACACATTAAGAGACGTAAGCTCTGTAAATGATTTTACTATGTTAAAGGAGGCCGTGGCTATAGACGGGGACACAGTGGAATTTCATATGAACAGACCGTACTCCATTTGGCCATACACAATGGCTATTGTAGGGATTGTGCCGGAGCACGCCTACGGGCCTGATTATGGGCAGAATCCTGTAGGCTCGGGAAGATACATATTAAAACAGTGGGATAAAGGGCAGCAGATAATTTTGGAGGCCAACCCAGATTACTACGGAGAGCCTGTTAAAATGAAAAAAGTGACCATTTTATTTATGGAGGAGGACGCAGCATTTGCGGCCGTAATGGCAGGCCAGGCAGACCTGGCTTATACAGCTGCCTCCTATTCCGACCAGCAGGCAGAAGGATACGAGCTGCTTTCCTTTGCCACTGTAGACAACAGAGGATTTAACCTGCCTGCTGTTCCTTCAGGGGAAACAGATGAAAACGGAGTGCCTTTAGGCAATGATTTTACATGTGACGTGCAGGTAAGACGGGCTATTAACTTAGGTATTGACAGAGAAGAAATGATTGAAAATGTTCTGTACGGCTATGGAACTGCGGCTTACAGCGTGTGCGACAAAATGCCCTGGTACAATGAAAAAGCAAAAATAGATTGTGACAAGGAGGCGGCCAGACAGCTCCTTGATTCTGCCGGCTGGATAGAAGGCGCTGACGGGATCAGGGAAAAAGACGGCATAAGGGCAGAATTTTCTCTTTTATATCCTGCAGGTGATTCTGTGCGCCAGGCTTTGGCGGCAGACACGGCCAACCAGTTAAAGGAGCTGGGAATTGAGGTAAAGACAGAGGGGGCGGACTGGGAGACTGCCTATGACAAGGCCCAGTCACAGCCTTTAATGTGGGGCTGGGGAGCCCACACTCCTATGGAGCTTTACAATATTTATCACACAATGTCAGGAAAAAAATATGCCCAGTATTCTCCATACAGCAATCCTCAGACAGATCAGTACATGGATCAGGCCTTGGCCTGCAGCGATTTAGAGGAATCTTATGAGCTGTGGAAAAAAGCCCAGTGGGACGGAGAAACAGGTATTGTGCAGGACGGGGACATTCCCTGGATATGGCTGGTAAATATAGATCACCTTTACTGGTCTAAAAAAGGCCTCCATGTAGCAGAACAAAAGCTTCACCCTCACGGCCACGGCTGGTCTATTGTAAACAATGTGGATCAATGGACCTGGGAATAATTGAGAAAGAATGTGCTGAAAACATATGAAACAACTTTTTAATAAAGAAACAGGGATTTTTGTAGGGAAACAATTACTGCGCATGACTGTGCTTTTAGTGCTGGTAAGCGGGGCGGCCTTTTTCCTTTTGGCTGTGTCTCCCATAGATCCGTTAAAAACAAATGTAGGCCAGACGGCCCTGGGCTCTATGAGCCAGGAGCAGATTCACAGGCTGGAAGAGTACTGGGGAGTTAATACTCCTGCCATAAAGCGTTTTTTCTCCTGGCTTTTGGGAGCAGTGAAAGGAGATTTTGGCGTTTCTCTTTTATACCGCCGGCCTGTAATGGAAGTAATCGGGGAGAAAATAGGCAATTCCCTGGGACTTTTAGCCGCAGCCTGGCTGCTGTCAGGGATTACAGGATTTTTTCTGGGAATCTTGGCCGGAAAGAAAAAAGGGGGAAAGGCAGATAAAATTATTACAGCCTACTCCCTGGTTATAGCCAGCGCTCCCGCCTTTTGGCTGGCCATGGTGCTTTTAATGGTATTTGCAGTAAAGCTGCGGTGGTTTCCCATTGGCTTCAGCATTCCTGTAGGGGTAAGTCAGGAGGAGGTTGGATTGGCAGACAAGGTAATTCATGGATTTTTACCTGCGGCCGCTTTAAGTCTTACAGGGATTTCCAATATTGCTATGCAGACAAGGGAGAAAATGGCCGCTGTTATGGAAAGCGACTATGCTTTGTTCGCCATGGCAAGAGGGGACTCCCAGTGGTCTATAGTAAGGCGGCATGGACTTAGAAATGTAATACTGCCTGCCATGACTCTTCAATTTGCCTCTGTCAGTGAAATTATTGGAGGTTCTGTTTTAGTAGAACAGGTTTTCTCCTATCCTGGATTAGGCCAGGCAGCAGTTACGGCAGGGCTGGGCAGCGACGTTCCTCTTTTATTGGGAATTACAGTTGTCAGCTCTGTGATTGTATTTTTAGGAAATCTGACGGCCAACGTGCTGTATCAGACAGTAGATCCAAGGCTTAGGAGGAGAAAAAGGTAATGGGGGGAAAGGAAAATTGTAAATACAGTTTTGGGTGGAACAGCCGCATTACTTTGTGCCTGTTTATGGCTGTTTCTTTTATATTCCTCGCAACAATTACAATTGTAGGCAGCGGCCTTCAGGAGCAGGCGTTAGCCACAGATTTTACCAGGAAGAATATAGGCCCCTGCAGAGAATATTTATTTGGCACGGACTGGATGGGAAGAGATATGTTTTTACGAACACTGGCAGGTCTTTCTGTAAGCATCCGCATAGGAGGGCTGACAGCTTTAACCAGCGCGGTAATCGCCTTCTTATTAGGCACGGCGGCGGCAGTCTTCGGCAGGAGGGCAGACGGTCTTATCTGCGGTCTTATTGATCTGGTTATGGGGATTCCCCACATTTTGCTGCTGGTGCTGATTTCTTATGCCTTCGGAAAAGGCTTTTGGGGGGTAATTATAGGAATCACCTTAACACATTGGACCTCCCTGGCCAGATTAATCAGAGGAGAGGTGCTGCAGCTAAAGGAAAGCGTATA
The window above is part of the Lachnoclostridium edouardi genome. Proteins encoded here:
- a CDS encoding MATE family efflux transporter: MGKVKQESSRYDLLVNQPVEKVIVQMAIPTIISMMISSIYNMADTYFVSQLGTSASGAVGIIFSAMAIIQAISFTIGMGSGNFMARCLGAGQQEKGEQIASTAFFTGLITGTIIGGICLFHVEDIVMLLGSTETIKPYAVEYARYIFLATPFMMCSFIMNNLLRLQGLAIYAMVGITLGGVLNMILDPIFIFGLGMGTSGAAIATGLSQLISFTVLLCQCNLRKECISIRLRNFKPSLSLYGQVINGGMPSLGRQGMASLATIVLNTTARPYGDAAIAAMAIVNRFIYMINSAVIGFGQGFQPVCGFSFGAKKYDRVKKAFWFCVKSSTAVLLVISVVLFLFSGNIIGLFRKDDIEVINIGTTALRLQILTMPLNGYLTMGNMFSQSIGYGVRATILSLSRQGLFLIPILVIGEHFFGLIGIQMAQPLADICTFIISTLIILGILKEFTKREEQAWAQ
- a CDS encoding DUF362 domain-containing protein, yielding MEKSKVYFTDFRTVAFGDGLPTKLKKLIKKAGIQQIDMDGKFVAIKLHFGELGNISYLRPNYAKAVADVVKELGGRPFLTDCNTMYPGSRKNALEHLECAWENGFTPLTVGCPIIIGDGLKGTDDIAVPVQGGEYVKEAKIGRAVMDADVFISLTHFKGHEMTGFGGAIKNIGMGCGSRAGKTEQHSDGKPSISPEACKGCRKCAKECANNGLIFNPETKKMSVDQNSCVGCGRCLGACNFDAINFDNYNANEVLNCKMAEYTKAVLDGRPSFHISLVVDVSPNCDCHGENDAPILPNLGMFASFDPLALDQACVDACLAATPLPHSQLSDNLASPGFVDHHDHFTNSTPESEWRSCLNHAEKIGLGSRAYDLIVIK
- a CDS encoding ABC transporter permease, giving the protein MKQLFNKETGIFVGKQLLRMTVLLVLVSGAAFFLLAVSPIDPLKTNVGQTALGSMSQEQIHRLEEYWGVNTPAIKRFFSWLLGAVKGDFGVSLLYRRPVMEVIGEKIGNSLGLLAAAWLLSGITGFFLGILAGKKKGGKADKIITAYSLVIASAPAFWLAMVLLMVFAVKLRWFPIGFSIPVGVSQEEVGLADKVIHGFLPAAALSLTGISNIAMQTREKMAAVMESDYALFAMARGDSQWSIVRRHGLRNVILPAMTLQFASVSEIIGGSVLVEQVFSYPGLGQAAVTAGLGSDVPLLLGITVVSSVIVFLGNLTANVLYQTVDPRLRRRKR
- a CDS encoding ABC transporter substrate-binding protein — encoded protein: MKCNIKWKAAAAAVIFTLSITGCGKTQTSELQQEENKDSVIVVMGPTSEPEAGFDPAYGWGAGEHVHEPLIQSTLTVTTADLKIDYDLATDMTVSDDGLIWTVDIRNDGKFTDGEPVTAEDVAFTYNTLRDVSSVNDFTMLKEAVAIDGDTVEFHMNRPYSIWPYTMAIVGIVPEHAYGPDYGQNPVGSGRYILKQWDKGQQIILEANPDYYGEPVKMKKVTILFMEEDAAFAAVMAGQADLAYTAASYSDQQAEGYELLSFATVDNRGFNLPAVPSGETDENGVPLGNDFTCDVQVRRAINLGIDREEMIENVLYGYGTAAYSVCDKMPWYNEKAKIDCDKEAARQLLDSAGWIEGADGIREKDGIRAEFSLLYPAGDSVRQALAADTANQLKELGIEVKTEGADWETAYDKAQSQPLMWGWGAHTPMELYNIYHTMSGKKYAQYSPYSNPQTDQYMDQALACSDLEESYELWKKAQWDGETGIVQDGDIPWIWLVNIDHLYWSKKGLHVAEQKLHPHGHGWSIVNNVDQWTWE
- a CDS encoding rhomboid family intramembrane serine protease, whose protein sequence is MNTKLKIKFNAPVVLGFVFLCFGATLLGYITTGKTNQLLFMTYHSSLMSPMTYLRFFTHIFGHADWEHLIGNMCYILLLGPLLEEKYSSGILLEAIGVTALITGIINYIFFPQIALCGASGVVFAFMILSSFTSFKRGEIPLTFILVVIFFMGQQVIEGVTVKDDISNMAHIVGGIVGGLIGYCLNKKPGSAVI
- a CDS encoding LysR family transcriptional regulator; its protein translation is MDFKQLSYIVKVAECQNITKAAKELFISQPSLSQFLSKTEEELGVKLFDRSTNPLTLTYSGKKCVEAAKQILDINNNLKKELEDIAGCQKGQIVVGIPRERGGYMLPPVLKEFKKQYPEVEIQTAEYNTDLLLEQLSQGRLDVIFIPERNLDSELAYEEIYEEELVLVTGDGVIDRSWCLDGYANVIDWEKIKTMPFAVLKKGHGGRRKCEEIFSSHNIEPVIAFETNSNSTALRMAAEGIVITMVPEMTVRLFQGAQRFNTYSLDKTPVTWKVVAVYRKAAYQNLAQKEFIKIARNIFQGRKDY
- a CDS encoding SAM-dependent methyltransferase yields the protein MLGTMEEKAMVKFLGKFKDSPFIVKFNGREYTVGQGQPDFTVYVRRPIPVSQLMTSTSLALGEAYMDGNLEVEGDLYYALDRFLSQMDKFSTDRRSLVKLLNTSLSKKNQEKEVTSHYDIGNDFYKLWLDKTMSYSCAYFQKEEDTLYQAQVNKVDYILKKLYLKEGMNILDIGCGWGFLLLEAAKKYKVKGLGITLSKEQHREFEKRIKEEGLEDYLQVELMDYRDLPKSGKSFDRVVSVGMLEHVGRENYHLFADCASQVLKDGGLFLLHFISGLKEYSGDPWIKKYIFPGGMIPSLREMVSCLADDSFHVLDVEDLRLHYNKTLLCWEKNFKENREEISKMFDHRFMRMWELYLASCAAAFHNGIVDIHQILASKGVNNQLPLVRWY
- a CDS encoding ABC transporter permease, with amino-acid sequence MGGKENCKYSFGWNSRITLCLFMAVSFIFLATITIVGSGLQEQALATDFTRKNIGPCREYLFGTDWMGRDMFLRTLAGLSVSIRIGGLTALTSAVIAFLLGTAAAVFGRRADGLICGLIDLVMGIPHILLLVLISYAFGKGFWGVIIGITLTHWTSLARLIRGEVLQLKESVYIKISRKLGHKPLKIAFSHMVPHLLPQFITGLVLLFPHAILHEASITFLGFGLPPEQPAIGIILSESMKYLVMGKWWLALFPGLLLLAVVMTFHLLGQGLLKLLDPASVHE
- a CDS encoding patatin-like phospholipase family protein, which translates into the protein MNYGLALAGGGARGAAHAGVLRALEEQGLLPDIVAGTSAGSIIAGCLAAGLTPGKLGEEVEYLSEYGNMYLDPDYWGMLRFIPQMLERRPVCLKGFLKGNKMNQYLCSLTNGCRIQEAKVGILIPAVDLFSGRTVVYTNLDIEEEKIRKSSLPKEVSGDMVCWEKNGRLCDIMMASSSVPGIFRPRNMGGYLLVDGGVTHNLPVNLLAAAGVKNIIGVDIGNETEMAENGSILDVVTRSFSIRGESLEKCHSQDDILTLRPRLPKNAGLLEFSAMLESMEAGYQYTLKKIPAIRKAVLK